In Thunnus thynnus chromosome 13, fThuThy2.1, whole genome shotgun sequence, the following proteins share a genomic window:
- the LOC137196125 gene encoding homeobox protein CDX-1-like yields MYVSYLLDKDPAMYPHQNSVTRHPGLSLSQQNFSVPGPPQYSDFSYHHHHHGINNDPHSAQQGGPGAGGWSPAYPPPPPPTRDDWSSHHYGAAAAAAAAAAAAAGGPPAASTVPGGVGPTLGFSPPEFAGQPPALLPASLNASAGQLSPGSPQRRNPYDWIRRTSAPPSNPNGKTRTKDKYRVVYTDHQRLELEKEFHYSKYITIRRKAELATALCLSERQVKIWFQNRRAKERKINKKKLQQPASSTTTPTPSNGSNGSGGGGLHGNGSSSNVAMVTSSSSSNGLVSPSSLPLNIKEEY; encoded by the exons ATGTACGTAAGTTACCTGCTGGATAAGGACCCCGCCATGTACCCGCACCAGAACTCGGTGACCCGCCACCCGGGCCTGAGCCTCAGCCAGCAGAACTTCTCGGTCCCCGGCCCGCCGCAGTACTCAGACTTCagctaccaccaccaccaccacggCATCAACAACGACCCGCACTCGGCGCAGCAAGGCGGACCGGGTGCCGGTGGCTGGAGCCCGGCTTACccgcctccccctcctcccacaCGGGATGACTGGTCGTCGCATCACTACGGTGCCGCCGCCGCTGCAGCGGCAGCCGCGGCCGCCGCAGCCGGGGGGCCTCCCGCGGCCTCCACCGTGCCCGGCGGTGTGGGTCCCACCCTGGGATTCAGCCCCCCGGAGTTCGCCGGGCAGCCGCCAGCGCTGCTGCCCGCGTCCCTCAACGCGTCGGCGGGGCAGCTGTCCCCCGGCTCCCCGCAGAGGAGGAACCCCTACGACTGGATACGACGCACCTCCGCACCGCCCTCCAACCCAA acGGAAAGACGCGGACTAAAGACAAGTACCGTGTGGTTTACACCGACCACCAGCGCCTGGAGCTGGAGAAAGAGTTTCACTATAGCAAGTACATCACCATCAGGAGGAAGGCGGAGCTCGCCACGGCGCTCTGCCTATCAGAGAGACAG GTGAAGATCTGGTTCCAGAACCGCCGGGCCAAGGAGCGTAAGATCAACAAGAAGAAGCTCCAGCAGCCGGCCTCCTCCACGACCACGCCAACCCCTTCCAACGGCAGCAACGGCAGCGGAGGAGGCGGCCTCCACGGaaacggcagcagcagcaacgtCGCTATGGTgacgagcagcagcagcagcaacggGCTGGtgtctccttcctctctgcctttGAACATCAAAGAGGAGTACTGA